Proteins found in one Thermaerobacter subterraneus DSM 13965 genomic segment:
- a CDS encoding redox-sensing transcriptional repressor Rex: MAVRPGDGEPRLSGRAPAAGKKAGAEPEPAVVPDQETGGAPARVPDVAIRRLPVYLRALEELRAEDHEIVSSADLAARTGYSSEQIRKDLAYFGAFGTRGVGYRIDVLVDRLRHILGLDREVPIALVGAGHLGTALARYNRTRHRDVRIVAIFDSDPARIGERIEGLEIQPADAMEAVIRRLGIRLAVIAVPAGAAQAVARRLVAAGVEAILNFAPVTLQVPPGVVVQNIDLTLELQSLAYYIRPEPATG, encoded by the coding sequence ATGGCGGTCAGGCCAGGGGATGGGGAGCCCAGGCTGTCCGGCCGGGCGCCAGCGGCGGGCAAAAAGGCGGGGGCCGAACCGGAGCCGGCGGTCGTCCCGGACCAGGAGACCGGCGGCGCCCCCGCCCGCGTGCCCGACGTGGCCATCCGCCGGCTTCCCGTCTACCTGCGGGCCCTCGAGGAATTACGGGCCGAGGACCACGAGATCGTCTCCTCCGCCGACCTGGCTGCCCGTACCGGTTATTCTTCCGAGCAGATCCGCAAGGACCTGGCGTACTTCGGTGCCTTCGGCACCCGGGGCGTGGGCTACCGCATCGATGTGCTGGTGGACCGGCTGCGGCATATCCTGGGCTTGGACAGGGAAGTGCCCATCGCCCTGGTGGGGGCCGGGCACCTGGGTACGGCGCTGGCGCGGTACAACCGCACCCGCCACCGGGACGTCCGGATCGTCGCCATCTTCGACAGCGACCCGGCCCGCATCGGCGAGCGCATCGAAGGCCTGGAGATCCAGCCGGCCGACGCCATGGAGGCGGTGATCCGCCGCCTGGGGATCCGGCTGGCGGTGATCGCCGTTCCGGCGGGGGCGGCCCAGGCCGTGGCCCGGCGGCTGGTGGCCGCCGGCGTCGAGGCGATCCTCAACTTCGCCCCGGTGACCCTCCAGGTGCCACCGGGGGTGGTGGTGCAGAACATCGACCTGACGCTGGAGCTGCAGAGCCTGGCGTACTACATCCGGCCCGAGCCGGCCACGGGGTAG
- a CDS encoding polyprenyl synthetase family protein, translating to MAGEGQASVTVAAGAVFEPIRNDLAAVEVAIRRALDGPDPHIVELATYLQRGGGKRLRPALVLLAARNFQYDRERLLPVAAAVELIHMATLVHDDIVDGATARRGLPTVNVRWGTGTAVLTGDFLFARAFSLLAADGDNRVVQVMAEAVYEMSTGEIEQQAQLFDPSTGEEGYYRRIYKKTAHFISHCCLMGGLMGGATEQQAEALRRYGYGIGMGFQVIDDILDLTGSPEQLGKPRGTDLRSGVLTLPVLFALARDPQPWLLERLEARQVDDATVERVTGWVEAVGGLEYARRRAEQFVGDALEALDELAGAPMEPNLRALARFILDRKH from the coding sequence ATGGCAGGCGAAGGGCAAGCATCGGTGACCGTCGCGGCGGGGGCGGTCTTCGAACCGATCCGCAACGACCTGGCCGCGGTCGAGGTGGCGATCCGGCGGGCCCTGGACGGTCCTGATCCCCACATCGTCGAACTGGCCACCTACCTGCAGCGTGGCGGCGGCAAGCGGTTGCGCCCCGCCCTGGTCCTCCTGGCCGCACGCAACTTCCAATACGATCGCGAGCGGCTGCTGCCGGTGGCGGCGGCGGTGGAACTGATCCACATGGCGACCCTGGTCCACGACGACATCGTGGACGGCGCCACCGCCCGCCGGGGGCTGCCCACGGTCAACGTGCGGTGGGGTACCGGGACGGCGGTGCTGACGGGCGACTTTCTGTTCGCCCGGGCCTTCTCCCTGCTGGCCGCCGACGGCGACAACCGCGTGGTGCAGGTCATGGCCGAGGCGGTCTACGAGATGTCCACGGGCGAGATCGAGCAGCAGGCCCAGCTCTTCGACCCCAGCACCGGGGAGGAGGGCTACTACCGCCGGATCTACAAGAAGACCGCCCACTTCATCAGCCACTGCTGCCTGATGGGCGGCCTGATGGGCGGCGCCACCGAGCAGCAGGCGGAGGCCCTGCGGCGCTACGGTTACGGCATCGGCATGGGCTTCCAGGTCATCGACGACATCCTGGATTTGACGGGCAGCCCCGAGCAGCTGGGCAAGCCCCGGGGAACGGACCTGCGCAGCGGCGTCCTCACCCTGCCCGTCCTGTTCGCGCTGGCCCGGGATCCCCAGCCCTGGCTGCTGGAGCGCCTGGAAGCCCGGCAGGTGGACGATGCCACGGTGGAGCGGGTGACCGGCTGGGTGGAGGCGGTGGGCGGGCTGGAATATGCCCGCCGCCGGGCGGAGCAGTTTGTCGGTGATGCGCTGGAAGCCCTGGATGAGCTGGCCGGTGCGCCGATGGAGCCCAATCTGAGGGCCCTGGCCCGGTTCATCCTGGATCGGAAGCACTAG
- the whiA gene encoding DNA-binding protein WhiA, translating to MIRDTFSGQVKDELARLWPADGAALAWELAGLCLGCGMPVEGKGWRWRTESAATARLLVRLVRARYGVTPRLVVDRRGKLGRGNVYELWLDEPPEPAGAGGSGLVLAGLPDPGAGEQPRRRQDREAFLRGLFLGAGSVSGPGHGYHAEVVVPGAAAARRVAAELRRWGLRPGRARRRGRVGLYLKEADQIAEFLGRLGAHQAVLALENHRVVKGMRNQVNRLVNAETANLRKAVDAGLRQVAAIRRLVEAVGWEGLPPSLREVARVRIEHPSASLRDLGQLLDPPLSKSAVGHRIRRLQALAARYQEG from the coding sequence CACTTTCTCGGGCCAGGTCAAGGACGAGCTGGCCCGGCTCTGGCCGGCCGACGGCGCGGCCCTGGCCTGGGAGCTGGCCGGCCTGTGCCTGGGGTGCGGGATGCCGGTGGAGGGGAAGGGCTGGCGCTGGCGTACGGAAAGCGCCGCCACGGCGCGCCTCCTGGTTCGCCTGGTGCGGGCCCGCTACGGGGTGACGCCGCGGCTGGTGGTCGACCGGCGGGGCAAGCTGGGCCGGGGCAACGTCTACGAGCTCTGGCTGGACGAACCGCCCGAGCCCGCCGGGGCCGGCGGCTCGGGCCTGGTGCTGGCCGGCCTTCCCGATCCGGGCGCCGGGGAACAGCCGCGGCGCCGCCAGGACCGGGAGGCGTTCCTGCGGGGCCTCTTCCTGGGGGCAGGCAGCGTCAGCGGGCCCGGGCACGGGTATCACGCCGAGGTGGTGGTCCCGGGGGCGGCCGCCGCGCGGCGGGTGGCTGCCGAACTGCGCCGCTGGGGCTTGCGGCCCGGCCGTGCCCGGCGCCGGGGCCGGGTGGGGCTCTATCTCAAGGAGGCCGACCAGATCGCCGAGTTCCTGGGGCGCCTGGGAGCCCACCAGGCGGTCCTGGCCCTGGAGAACCACCGGGTGGTCAAGGGCATGCGCAATCAGGTCAACCGCCTGGTCAACGCCGAGACGGCCAACCTGCGCAAGGCCGTGGACGCCGGGTTGCGGCAGGTGGCGGCCATCCGCCGGCTGGTCGAGGCGGTGGGATGGGAAGGTCTGCCCCCATCGCTGCGGGAGGTGGCCCGGGTCCGGATCGAGCACCCGTCGGCCAGCCTGCGGGACCTGGGCCAGTTGCTGGATCCGCCCCTGAGCAAGTCCGCCGTGGGGCACCGCATCCGCCGGCTCCAGGCGCTGGCGGCCCGGTACCAGGAAGGGTAA